AATTGTCGCGTTTGCTTGATGATAGCGATGAGCCGGTGAGCTTGACGTTAGGGTCGACGCATGTAAGAGCTCACACGGGCGATTTTACGTTCACGTCCAAGCTGATTGACGGAAAATTCCCCGATTACGAGCGTGTGGTACCGCGCAATGGCGACAAGGTTTTAATTGCTGAGCGCGCTGAACTCCGCCAGGTACTCTCCCGCACCGCTATCCTGTCCAATGAGAAGTACCGTGGTGTGCGTCTTTATCTCGAAGAAAATAATCTCAAGGTAATGGCCAATAACCCTGAGCAGGAAGAAGCGGAAGAGAACATTGCCGTTGAGTACACGGGTTCGGCTATGGAAGTTGGTTTTAACGTCGGCTATTTGGTCGATGTGATGGGCGTATTGGACGAAGATCGCGTGCAAATCACCCTTGCAGACCCAAATAGCAGTGCGCTTCTGGAAGAGCCAGGTGGAGGTGATGCGCTCTACGTTGTCATGCCGATGCGTCTATAAGTCATCGACTTGCAATAATCAACCGAATGACGGCGCTTCTGGACATGGGCGCCGTTTCTACGTTTCAGGGCGCATAAAATAAGTGACGGGTGAATGGGTCTTCTTCAGCTTAATTTCGATGGTCTTCGCAACCTGCAGTCTGTGGATATGGCACCGTCGCCCGGTATCAACGTGATTAATGGCGTTAACGGAAGCGGTAAAACAAGCTTGCTGGAAGGCATTCATATCCTGGGCATGGGCAGGTCATTTAGAACGCGTCAGCTTAAACATGTGATCCAAGCTGGCGCGCCCTACGTGACGCTGTATGGCCGTTTGTCGGGAGACCCAGATGTCGCACTAGGGGTGCGTCGCTTGCGAGCCTCCAGTGAGCTGGAATTGCGCGTCAAGGGGGATAAGAATGCCCGTTTGGCAGACCTGGTGGAAGCCATGCCGCTTCAGCTCATCAATCCTGATGCTTTTCGTCTTTTGGAAGGTTCGCCCTCAGGACGTCGTGAATTCCTGGATTGGGGTGTGTTTCACGTGAAACATGGCTTTCTCGAAATATGGAAGCGAACGCGCCGAGCGTTGAAACATCGGAATGCCTTGTTGAGGCATGGTAGAATGGACCCTCAGGAATTTGCTATCTGGGAGCAAGAGTTTGCTAACTGGGGCGAGCAAATAGATACGCTAAGGCGTGCCTGGTTCGCTGAGTTTCTACCTGTATTTGAAGAAACCCTCGAACGGTTACTGCCACTACCTGGCTTAACGCTTCACTACGCGAGAGGCTGGGATAAAAAAAGGTCGCTGGCTGATGTGCTGCAGGCTAGCAGGGTGACCGATCAGCAGATGGGGTTTACTCAGCAAGGTCCTCAGCGCGCGGACTTGCGCATCAAGCTTAACAAGCAGCCTGCGATTGAAGTACTTTCCCGAGGCCAGCAGAAACTGGTGGTGAGTGCGCTCAAGTTAGCGCAGGGTCGGCTTCTGGAAAGAGCGTCAGAGCGGCATTGCATCTATTTAATTGACGATTTGCCAGCCGAGCTCGACAAGGAGCATCGGTTAAGGTTTTGTCAATTGCTCGAAGATATGCAGTGCCAAGTATTTATTACCAGCGTCGAACCTGAAGCTTTAAGGCAAACATGGCAGGCTCAAACCCGCGTTAGCATGTTTCACGTGAAACATACGGGCAATGGACTGAGCCAGTTGATGCCTGAAGGGTAGGCGACACGGATTTAGACAGACTTCACGACGGAGTGGTCAATGAGCGAGCAGGCTTACGATTCATCAAGCATCAAGGTGCTCAAAGGGCTGGATGCGGTACGCAAGCGTCCAGGCATGTACATCGGCGATACTGACGACGGCACCGGGCTGCACCACATGGTCTTCGAGTTGGTGGATAACTCCATCGATGAAGCCCTGGCTGGCCACTGTAGCGAAATCCGTGTGGTTATTC
This window of the Halomonas sp. SH5A2 genome carries:
- the recF gene encoding DNA replication/repair protein RecF (All proteins in this family for which functions are known are DNA-binding proteins that assist the filamentation of RecA onto DNA for the initiation of recombination or recombinational repair.), with protein sequence MGLLQLNFDGLRNLQSVDMAPSPGINVINGVNGSGKTSLLEGIHILGMGRSFRTRQLKHVIQAGAPYVTLYGRLSGDPDVALGVRRLRASSELELRVKGDKNARLADLVEAMPLQLINPDAFRLLEGSPSGRREFLDWGVFHVKHGFLEIWKRTRRALKHRNALLRHGRMDPQEFAIWEQEFANWGEQIDTLRRAWFAEFLPVFEETLERLLPLPGLTLHYARGWDKKRSLADVLQASRVTDQQMGFTQQGPQRADLRIKLNKQPAIEVLSRGQQKLVVSALKLAQGRLLERASERHCIYLIDDLPAELDKEHRLRFCQLLEDMQCQVFITSVEPEALRQTWQAQTRVSMFHVKHTGNGLSQLMPEG